Proteins encoded within one genomic window of Ctenopharyngodon idella isolate HZGC_01 chromosome 6, HZGC01, whole genome shotgun sequence:
- the her6 gene encoding hairy-related 6, giving the protein MPADIMEKNSSSPVAATPASMNSTPDKPKTASEHRKSSKPIMEKRRRARINESLGQLKTLILDALKKDSSRHSKLEKADILEMTVKHLRNMQRAQMTAALNTDPTVLGKYRAGFSECMNEVTRFLSTCEGVNTEVRTRLLGHLASCMTQINAMNYPTQHQIPAGPPHPSFSQPMVQIPSATQQANVVPLSGVPCKSGSSSNLTSDATKVYGGFQLVPATDGQFAFLIPNAAFAPNGPVIPVYANNSSTPVPVAVSPGAPSVTPDSVWRPW; this is encoded by the exons ATGCCTGCCGACATCATGGAAAAAAACTCCTCTTCTCCGGTTGCCGCGACTCCGGCGAGCATGAACAGTACACCTGATAAACCCAAAACGGCTTCAGAGCACAGAAAG TCTTCAAAACCCATTATGGAGAAAAGAAGAAGAGCGAGAATCAACGAAAGCTTGGGTCAGCTGAAAACGTTAATCTTAGATGCCTTGAAAAAAGAT AGCTCCAGACACTCCAAACTTGAGAAAGCGGACATCCTGGAGATGACAGTGAAACATCTCAGAAACATGCAGCGGGCACAAATGACCG CTGCCCTGAACACGGATCCCACCGTTCTTGGGAAGTACAGAGCTGGATTCAGTGAATGCATGAACGAGGTGACTCGGTTCCTGTCCACCTGTGAAGGGGTTAACACCGAGGTCAGGACCCGGCTGCTGGGTCACCTAGCCAGCTGCATGACACAGATCAACGCAATGAATTACCCAACACAGCACCAGATACCTGCCGGGCCTCCTCATCCATCCTTCAGTCAGCCGATGGTTCAAATCCCCAGCGCGACTCAACAAGCCAACGTTGTGCCTCTTAGCGGAGTCCCCTGCAAAAGCGGGTCTTCCTCCAACTTGACTTCTGACGCAACAAAAGTTTACGGAGGTTTCCAGCTTGTGCCGGCAACGGACGGACAGTTCGCCTTTTTGATTCCCAACGCTGCCTTCGCTCCAAACGGCCCCGTTATTCCAGTGTATGCCAACAATTCCAGCACACCGGTTCCGGTGGCCGTGTCTCCGGGAGCACCGTCCGTCACGCCAGATTCCGTCTGGAGGCCTTGGTAG